In Arthrobacter burdickii, one DNA window encodes the following:
- a CDS encoding universal stress protein, giving the protein MPNPVVVGVDGSRTAYKAAEVARNLAVALNAPLLVVSAFDSDRTEVRRTGNEEFIISAAGDAERAAERVVQSLQGHGVEVTHSIAHGKPADALVEEAARVEARMIVVGNRRMRGVGRVLGSVANSVAHSATCDVYIANTYDAE; this is encoded by the coding sequence ATGCCGAACCCTGTAGTCGTTGGTGTTGACGGCAGCAGAACTGCCTACAAAGCGGCGGAGGTCGCCCGGAACCTCGCCGTCGCTCTCAACGCCCCACTACTTGTCGTCTCTGCGTTCGACAGCGATCGCACCGAGGTGCGACGCACTGGAAATGAGGAGTTCATTATCTCTGCAGCTGGCGATGCTGAAAGAGCAGCGGAGCGAGTTGTTCAGAGCCTTCAGGGTCACGGCGTCGAGGTAACTCACTCCATAGCTCATGGCAAACCAGCCGACGCGCTAGTTGAGGAAGCCGCCCGGGTGGAGGCACGAATGATAGTAGTAGGAAATCGCCGCATGCGAGGCGTGGGCCGAGTGTTAGGAAGCGTAGCAAATAGCGTTGCTCACAGCGCCACATGTGATGTGTACATCGCCAACACCTACGACGCTGAATAG
- a CDS encoding beta-galactosidase, whose product MERDGLPVIPVSGEMHYSRVPRDQWRDRLNLMKAGGITVVATYAFWIHHEPQRDAVSFAGRLDIAAFIDLCAELGLAVVVRIGPWCHGEVRNGGFPDWVQDAPVRHRTDDPAYLALVEPWLRQLGSQVAPFCGPEGPVLAVQLENELYDQPGHISTLKRLAIDSGITAPFYTATAWGSADLPLEDVIPLFGGYGDGFWVDADEPWDPSFRAHFFFSHEWDDPGIGADLRTAPRTSSSAQSPYPPATCELGGGMATAYHRRPRPTGLDIAAVAHNKIGSGSAWQGYYMYTGGINPSSADHSYTTPLQESHDSGYPNDLPQYDYDFHAPIGASGRLNSSHTLLRRQHAFLDAFGSSLGPMESKLPPRGPAGVDDVTTLRWALRSDGQSAFLFITWHQPHVPLNTYEDARFDVTMGDKRTLFPRGAVAIPSGTLAHWPLGLVINGVELEWATASPLTTLQDGTITVLVLTAEYDIPLTWKWADGVTVTPYGDSEGDASTGPGTVTRMQVYRCSTPTTHIDVVVLPAADADRVWVLGDGAERQVVLSDHPVWRDVDGVLHGRSPVPEPDAHRYQPSAHAFVPVLARPPQSPAGRHQLPVTLLRPARQVPGSYGESGGRASAPSQEDLRRLGASYRIDVPHGQGHGRRELEIEWTGDIAQLTVDNRVVADRFWDSAPWIVDLDALTAGAGAELVMTVLPLSCDHSVNLPTEARAILSRHDQQHDAPSVDLVNWQHWVESPTRGRA is encoded by the coding sequence ATGGAGCGCGATGGGCTCCCAGTGATCCCGGTGTCCGGCGAGATGCATTACAGCCGCGTCCCCCGGGACCAGTGGCGGGATCGCCTCAACCTCATGAAGGCCGGCGGAATCACGGTCGTGGCGACCTATGCGTTCTGGATTCATCACGAGCCTCAGCGGGATGCCGTGTCATTCGCCGGCAGGCTCGACATTGCAGCCTTCATCGACCTGTGCGCGGAGCTCGGCCTGGCCGTCGTCGTGCGGATCGGCCCCTGGTGTCACGGAGAAGTGCGCAACGGAGGGTTCCCCGATTGGGTCCAGGACGCCCCGGTGCGGCACCGCACCGACGATCCTGCGTACCTGGCACTGGTCGAACCGTGGCTACGACAGCTCGGTTCCCAGGTGGCACCCTTCTGCGGGCCCGAGGGCCCCGTGCTGGCCGTCCAACTCGAGAACGAGCTGTATGACCAGCCAGGCCACATCAGCACGCTCAAGCGGCTGGCGATCGACAGCGGCATCACCGCCCCCTTCTACACGGCGACGGCGTGGGGCAGCGCGGACCTGCCCCTTGAGGACGTCATCCCCCTGTTCGGTGGGTATGGGGACGGCTTCTGGGTCGACGCGGATGAACCGTGGGACCCGAGCTTCCGCGCGCACTTCTTCTTCTCCCACGAGTGGGACGACCCCGGCATCGGCGCGGACCTCCGCACCGCTCCCCGCACCTCGTCGTCGGCGCAGAGTCCCTACCCGCCGGCAACCTGCGAACTGGGGGGAGGGATGGCCACCGCCTACCATCGGCGGCCACGTCCCACCGGGCTCGACATCGCCGCCGTCGCCCACAACAAGATCGGCAGCGGCTCCGCGTGGCAGGGCTATTACATGTACACCGGAGGGATCAACCCCTCCAGCGCAGACCACTCCTACACGACCCCGCTGCAGGAATCCCACGACAGCGGATACCCCAACGACCTGCCCCAGTACGACTACGACTTCCATGCTCCTATCGGCGCCTCGGGGCGGCTCAACTCGAGCCATACCCTGCTACGGCGCCAGCATGCTTTCCTGGACGCCTTCGGCTCGTCGCTGGGTCCCATGGAGTCGAAGCTCCCACCTCGGGGACCGGCCGGGGTCGACGACGTCACGACTCTTCGGTGGGCGCTGCGGAGCGACGGGCAAAGTGCCTTTCTCTTCATCACATGGCATCAGCCCCACGTTCCGCTGAACACGTATGAGGACGCCCGGTTCGACGTGACGATGGGTGACAAGCGCACGCTTTTCCCACGCGGCGCCGTGGCGATCCCCTCCGGAACCCTCGCACACTGGCCCCTGGGTCTGGTCATCAACGGCGTCGAGCTCGAATGGGCCACCGCTTCACCGCTGACCACGCTGCAGGACGGAACGATCACCGTCCTCGTTCTCACGGCCGAGTACGACATCCCGCTGACGTGGAAGTGGGCCGACGGCGTCACCGTCACTCCCTACGGGGACAGCGAAGGCGACGCGTCAACCGGACCGGGAACCGTCACCCGGATGCAGGTGTACCGGTGCTCCACACCGACGACGCACATCGACGTCGTCGTGCTGCCCGCCGCGGACGCGGACCGCGTCTGGGTACTCGGCGACGGCGCGGAACGGCAAGTGGTGCTCTCGGACCATCCTGTCTGGCGTGACGTGGACGGTGTCCTGCACGGGCGCTCTCCAGTACCGGAACCGGACGCTCACCGCTATCAGCCGTCGGCCCATGCCTTCGTCCCCGTGCTGGCTCGACCTCCGCAGAGCCCTGCCGGCCGACACCAGCTCCCGGTCACGCTCCTGCGGCCGGCCCGCCAGGTGCCGGGGAGCTATGGTGAATCGGGTGGGCGGGCGAGTGCCCCTTCCCAGGAGGACCTTAGAAGATTGGGAGCCTCATACAGGATCGACGTCCCTCATGGGCAGGGGCACGGACGACGCGAACTGGAGATCGAGTGGACAGGAGACATCGCACAACTGACGGTCGACAACAGGGTGGTCGCCGACCGTTTCTGGGACAGCGCACCGTGGATCGTCGACCTTGACGCCCTGACCGCGGGTGCCGGCGCTGAACTGGTCATGACCGTGCTGCCCCTGAGTTGCGACCATTCCGTGAACCTGCCGACAGAGGCACGCGCGATCCTCTCTCGACATGACCAGCAGCATGATGCGCCCTCCGTCGACCTCGTGAACTGGCAGCACTGGGTGGAGTCTCCCACCAGGGGCCGGGCCTAG
- a CDS encoding SDR family oxidoreductase, producing MTSDSTSGSTDQYTFQNPVTRFESIAPPEQQSPEPGLDAELAPKADRGETSYRGTGRLEGRKALITGSDSGIGAAVAIAYAREGADVALSYLPEEEKDAQVIKGIIEDAGRKAVCIPGDLKDPEYCTSLVQQAVDALGGLDILVNNAAKQVAIESLEELSDEQLDHTFKTNIYSFFRVTREALKHLQPGSAIINSTSIQAYEPSPTLLDYASTKAAINNFTKGLAQQLAPKGIRVNAVAPGPIWTPLQISGGQPKEALPEFGKSTPLGRAGQPTELAPAYVFLASSEASYVLGETLNVNGGMPSP from the coding sequence ATGACCTCCGACAGCACATCAGGATCGACCGACCAGTACACCTTCCAGAATCCCGTCACGCGGTTCGAGAGCATCGCGCCCCCGGAGCAGCAGTCCCCGGAACCGGGGCTCGACGCCGAGCTGGCGCCCAAGGCCGACCGCGGCGAGACGTCCTACCGCGGGACGGGACGCCTCGAGGGGCGCAAGGCGCTCATCACCGGGTCCGATTCCGGTATCGGGGCGGCCGTCGCCATCGCCTACGCACGCGAGGGTGCCGACGTCGCCCTGTCCTACCTGCCCGAGGAGGAGAAGGACGCCCAAGTCATCAAGGGCATCATCGAGGACGCCGGACGGAAAGCGGTGTGCATCCCGGGCGACCTCAAGGATCCCGAGTACTGCACCTCGCTGGTCCAGCAGGCCGTCGACGCACTCGGCGGGCTGGACATCCTCGTCAACAACGCCGCCAAGCAGGTGGCCATCGAATCGCTCGAGGAACTCAGCGACGAGCAGCTGGACCACACGTTCAAGACGAACATCTACTCGTTCTTCCGCGTGACCAGGGAGGCTCTCAAGCACCTCCAGCCCGGCTCGGCCATCATCAACTCCACGTCCATCCAGGCCTACGAGCCATCGCCGACCCTCCTGGACTACGCGAGCACCAAGGCAGCGATCAACAACTTCACGAAGGGGCTCGCGCAGCAGCTCGCACCCAAGGGCATCCGCGTGAACGCCGTGGCGCCGGGTCCCATCTGGACGCCGCTGCAGATCTCGGGCGGCCAGCCCAAGGAGGCCCTGCCCGAGTTCGGCAAGAGCACGCCGCTGGGCCGCGCCGGCCAGCCCACCGAGCTGGCCCCCGCGTATGTCTTCCTCGCGTCGTCCGAGGCGAGCTACGTGCTCGGTGAGACGCTGAACGTCAACGGCGGGATGCCCTCGCCCTGA
- a CDS encoding Yip1 family protein, with protein MSTPGTGNTDGDRGAGARRADGPDNPTELIDTGRSGSGASSAGRADSTPADGRGTGATRAGAHDGGSDYVPGAYSSEDDTSGDYVPGMYSDTSDSTPTRAYTPAPISASRDASPRNEDTTPQTQVVPVTAPKRSARADADDRGRERDVRSTSAGSGVPSLEDRKLLHRREKEHFGGMKFGSAFFGWLTATGMFVLLSALVGALAALFGVGADLSPADVRIGSGEAQTAGLTAAVVFGVILLLSYFAGGYVAGRMARFSGVKQGVAVWLWAIIVAVVLAIIGFIVGNRANITDRFQNLGVPSAQELTGPGLITLLVVAAVALLGAILGGLAGMRYHRKIDRADFDALDAE; from the coding sequence GTGAGTACACCAGGAACAGGGAACACGGACGGCGACCGCGGGGCGGGGGCCCGGCGCGCCGACGGCCCCGACAACCCCACGGAACTGATCGACACCGGACGGTCGGGCTCAGGCGCCAGCAGTGCCGGACGTGCCGACAGCACCCCTGCCGACGGTCGCGGGACCGGCGCGACACGGGCCGGTGCCCACGACGGGGGGAGCGACTACGTGCCCGGCGCCTACTCGTCGGAGGACGACACCAGCGGCGACTACGTCCCGGGTATGTACTCGGACACCTCGGACAGCACTCCGACCCGCGCGTACACCCCGGCGCCGATCTCGGCCTCGCGCGATGCCTCGCCGCGCAACGAGGACACGACGCCCCAGACGCAGGTCGTCCCGGTGACGGCCCCCAAGCGGTCTGCCCGCGCCGACGCCGACGACCGGGGCCGCGAGCGCGACGTGCGAAGCACATCCGCGGGATCCGGGGTGCCGAGCCTCGAGGACCGCAAGCTGCTCCATCGACGCGAGAAGGAGCACTTCGGGGGCATGAAGTTCGGCTCGGCGTTCTTCGGCTGGCTCACCGCGACCGGGATGTTCGTCCTCCTGTCGGCACTCGTCGGCGCACTGGCTGCGCTCTTCGGCGTCGGCGCCGACCTCTCCCCCGCGGACGTGAGGATCGGATCGGGCGAGGCGCAGACCGCGGGCCTGACGGCCGCCGTGGTCTTCGGCGTCATCCTCCTGCTCTCCTACTTCGCCGGCGGGTATGTCGCAGGGCGCATGGCGCGATTCAGTGGCGTGAAGCAGGGCGTCGCGGTCTGGCTCTGGGCCATCATCGTCGCCGTCGTGCTCGCCATCATCGGTTTCATCGTCGGCAACCGGGCGAACATCACCGATCGGTTCCAGAACCTCGGCGTCCCCTCCGCCCAGGAGCTTACGGGACCCGGACTCATCACCCTGCTCGTGGTCGCCGCCGTCGCACTTCTCGGCGCGATCCTGGGTGGCCTTGCCGGGATGCGCTACCACCGGAAGATCGACCGCGCCGACTTCGACGCCCTCGACGCCGAGTAG
- a CDS encoding DUF456 domain-containing protein — MDLQVFMTVVCGALIAVGVAGVVVPVLPGSILIIVSLLAWALTVTSTEGWAVFSIGTVFAAAGLAAGLVLTGRTLKKRSIPGRSVTIGVLAGIVGMFVIPVVGLFVGFALGLFASEYVRQRDAGAALTSSLHALKATGLGILAELALACLAGTTWVIGVWIYFTTR, encoded by the coding sequence ATGGATTTACAGGTTTTCATGACGGTCGTCTGCGGGGCGCTGATCGCCGTCGGTGTCGCGGGAGTGGTGGTCCCGGTCCTGCCGGGGAGCATCCTGATCATCGTGTCGCTCCTCGCCTGGGCGCTCACGGTCACGAGCACCGAGGGCTGGGCGGTGTTCTCGATCGGCACGGTGTTCGCGGCGGCCGGTCTCGCTGCGGGCCTCGTCCTCACCGGACGGACCCTCAAGAAGCGTTCCATCCCGGGCAGGTCCGTGACCATCGGAGTCCTGGCCGGGATCGTCGGCATGTTCGTGATCCCCGTCGTCGGCCTGTTCGTCGGGTTCGCCCTCGGGCTGTTCGCCAGCGAGTACGTGCGGCAGCGCGACGCCGGGGCGGCGCTCACGTCGAGCCTCCACGCGCTGAAGGCGACGGGGCTCGGCATCCTCGCCGAACTGGCCCTCGCCTGCCTCGCCGGGACCACCTGGGTCATCGGCGTGTGGATTTACTTCACCACGAGGTGA
- a CDS encoding glycoside hydrolase family 15 protein codes for MVIALRDEDGFADIRSYAAIGDGRTVALVSLDGSIDWYPTPDLDSTPAFARLLDAGEGFLALAPTAEFTVERRYADGSNVLETTYTTATGTVRVTDSLNTGVAGRLPWGELARRVDGVTGRVEMAWCVTPGTCFGSASPWLDNGPEHPVLRIDAVGLGVLGIDHGLKTPEGRSVEGAFTTSAGSRHLVAVVSTHGEPLPLPDPRTIDDGVDRTIRNWQAWSDNFAYDGDYRHAVLRSALTLKLLLHSPSGSIAAAATTSLPESAAGGKNWDYRYAWVRDTAYTLHSLTRAGLREEVHGAASWMLKNLRSQGSDLQVFTHLNGSIPEGTRRPDATGWRNNGPVVDGNPAAGQLQLGVFGDVFDIVWQYVQAGHVLDPATMRQLADLADLTCDVWQRRDAGMWELPEERHYVTSKLGCWNALRCAVLLAEHGQLQGPVQRWSAERDRIRDWVHEHGWSEERQSYIWYPGTTELDASILLHAISGFDTGPRMSSTIDALREELGAGPLLYRYSGMQDEEATFVACAYWAVSALVAVGRRDEAVDLMEELLPLANDVGIMSEMIEPSDNSFMGNIPQGLSHLALIVAALSISGKS; via the coding sequence TTGGTCATCGCACTGCGCGACGAGGACGGCTTCGCCGACATCCGCTCCTATGCCGCGATCGGTGACGGGCGCACGGTAGCCCTGGTGTCGCTCGACGGATCCATCGACTGGTATCCCACACCGGACCTCGATTCCACGCCGGCCTTCGCCCGCCTGCTCGATGCGGGCGAAGGCTTCCTGGCCCTGGCACCCACGGCGGAGTTCACGGTGGAACGCCGGTACGCGGACGGCTCGAACGTCCTCGAGACGACCTACACCACCGCGACCGGCACCGTCCGCGTCACCGACTCACTGAATACCGGCGTGGCCGGCAGGCTGCCCTGGGGCGAGCTCGCCCGCCGGGTGGACGGCGTGACGGGACGTGTGGAGATGGCATGGTGCGTCACGCCCGGCACCTGCTTCGGCTCCGCCTCGCCCTGGCTCGACAACGGGCCGGAGCACCCCGTCCTCCGCATCGACGCCGTCGGTCTCGGTGTCCTCGGCATCGACCACGGCCTGAAGACACCGGAGGGCCGCTCCGTCGAGGGAGCCTTCACGACGTCGGCCGGATCGCGGCACCTCGTCGCGGTGGTCTCCACGCACGGCGAGCCGCTGCCGCTCCCCGACCCGCGGACCATCGACGACGGCGTGGACCGCACCATCCGCAACTGGCAGGCCTGGTCGGACAACTTCGCGTACGACGGCGATTACCGGCACGCCGTCCTGCGCAGCGCCCTCACCCTGAAACTGCTGCTGCACAGCCCGTCCGGGTCGATCGCGGCCGCCGCGACGACCTCCCTGCCCGAAAGCGCAGCCGGCGGCAAGAACTGGGACTACCGCTATGCGTGGGTACGGGATACCGCCTACACGCTGCATTCGCTGACCCGCGCAGGGCTCCGCGAGGAGGTGCATGGTGCCGCGTCCTGGATGCTCAAGAACCTCCGGTCCCAGGGCTCCGACCTTCAGGTGTTCACCCACCTGAACGGCAGCATCCCCGAGGGTACCCGTCGTCCGGACGCCACGGGCTGGCGCAACAACGGTCCCGTGGTCGACGGGAATCCGGCGGCGGGGCAATTGCAGCTGGGCGTCTTCGGCGACGTGTTCGACATCGTCTGGCAGTATGTCCAGGCCGGTCACGTGCTCGATCCCGCGACCATGCGGCAGCTCGCCGACCTCGCGGACCTCACCTGCGATGTCTGGCAGCGCCGCGACGCCGGCATGTGGGAACTGCCGGAGGAACGGCACTACGTCACGTCCAAACTGGGCTGCTGGAACGCACTGCGCTGTGCCGTGCTGCTCGCGGAGCACGGACAGTTGCAGGGCCCCGTGCAGCGATGGTCCGCGGAGCGCGACCGCATCCGGGACTGGGTGCACGAGCACGGCTGGTCGGAGGAGCGGCAGAGCTACATCTGGTATCCAGGGACCACGGAGCTGGATGCCTCGATCCTCCTGCATGCGATCAGCGGCTTCGACACGGGACCGCGCATGTCGTCCACCATCGACGCCCTGCGCGAGGAACTCGGCGCGGGTCCACTGCTCTACCGGTACAGCGGCATGCAGGACGAGGAGGCGACCTTCGTGGCCTGCGCCTACTGGGCGGTCTCGGCGCTCGTCGCCGTCGGCCGCCGTGACGAGGCGGTGGACCTCATGGAAGAGCTCCTGCCCCTCGCGAACGACGTCGGCATCATGTCGGAGATGATCGAGCCCTCCGACAACTCGTTTATGGGTAACATCCCCCAGGGTCTGAGCCATCTCGCACTGATCGTGGCGGCCCTGTCCATCTCGGGCAAGTCCTGA
- a CDS encoding S10 family peptidase — protein sequence MADEMKDIEKDAGTPEAKEVSDDFVVREHTSPSGLKYTTTTGRLVLRREETKDGKADGFKPKAEIFVVAYTKQDPEPGRPVTFAFNGGPGSASVWLHLGLLGPRLVDSGDAGTMTPAPFGLVDNPDSLLESSDLVLIDPVNTGFSRVVEGEKADEFHAFVQDRDLVAEVVRLWTTRNNRWLSPKYLVGESYGTLRAVAVAGRLFDAYGMAVNGLGLISTVLNMSTLRFFPGSDLPYALHLPTYAAIAHYHGRHGDRELTDVVREAEEYAARDFGYALTQGTRLTPEEYDEAVARLHAITTLDEGFIRRTNLRWAYHEFAAELLRSEGLSVGRIDGRFAARPENLQSSDSFDDPSLRAITGPYSAAMNHYVRAELGYENDLPYEILTARVQPWSYRTFEGAPVDVSGVLERLLAHNPTLRVHVDYGYHDGATPHFAAEYVWAHMNLDEAARARFTHHYHEAGHMMYLNPVARDAQLRALRAFVTEGQTGQG from the coding sequence ATGGCTGATGAGATGAAGGACATCGAGAAGGATGCGGGCACCCCGGAGGCGAAGGAGGTGTCGGACGATTTCGTCGTCCGGGAGCACACCTCCCCCTCCGGCCTGAAGTACACGACGACGACCGGACGTCTCGTGCTGCGGCGCGAGGAGACGAAGGACGGCAAGGCTGACGGCTTCAAGCCGAAGGCCGAGATCTTCGTCGTCGCGTACACGAAGCAGGATCCCGAGCCCGGGCGCCCCGTGACCTTCGCCTTCAACGGTGGCCCCGGCTCCGCGTCCGTATGGCTTCACCTGGGCCTGCTGGGGCCGCGCCTCGTGGACTCCGGCGACGCCGGGACCATGACACCCGCGCCCTTCGGGCTCGTCGACAACCCCGACAGCCTGCTCGAGTCGAGCGACCTCGTCCTGATCGATCCCGTGAACACCGGCTTCTCCCGCGTCGTCGAAGGTGAGAAGGCGGACGAGTTCCACGCGTTCGTGCAGGACCGGGACCTCGTCGCGGAGGTCGTCCGGCTCTGGACCACGCGCAACAACCGCTGGCTCTCCCCCAAGTACCTCGTCGGGGAGTCCTACGGGACCCTGCGGGCCGTTGCGGTGGCCGGGCGGCTCTTCGACGCCTACGGCATGGCGGTCAACGGACTGGGCCTCATCTCGACGGTGCTCAACATGTCCACCCTGCGGTTCTTCCCCGGGAGCGACCTCCCCTACGCGCTGCATCTGCCCACCTATGCCGCCATTGCGCACTACCACGGCCGGCACGGCGACCGGGAGCTCACGGACGTGGTCCGCGAGGCCGAGGAGTACGCGGCCCGGGACTTCGGCTACGCGCTGACGCAGGGCACGCGGCTGACGCCGGAGGAGTACGACGAGGCCGTCGCGCGCCTGCATGCCATCACCACCCTCGACGAGGGCTTCATCCGCCGCACGAACCTCCGCTGGGCGTACCACGAGTTCGCCGCGGAGCTCCTGCGGTCCGAGGGCCTGTCGGTCGGCCGCATCGATGGGCGGTTCGCGGCACGGCCCGAGAACCTGCAGTCGTCCGACTCCTTCGACGATCCGAGCCTCCGGGCCATCACGGGGCCCTACTCGGCCGCCATGAACCACTACGTCCGGGCCGAGCTCGGCTACGAGAACGACCTCCCCTACGAGATCCTGACCGCCCGCGTGCAGCCCTGGAGCTACAGGACGTTCGAGGGTGCGCCCGTGGACGTCTCGGGCGTCCTCGAGCGGCTCCTCGCCCACAATCCCACGCTGCGGGTCCACGTGGACTACGGCTACCACGACGGCGCGACGCCGCACTTCGCCGCCGAGTACGTCTGGGCGCACATGAACCTCGACGAGGCCGCGCGCGCCCGGTTCACGCACCACTACCACGAGGCCGGACACATGATGTACCTCAACCCCGTAGCACGGGACGCCCAGCTCCGGGCCCTGCGGGCCTTCGTCACCGAGGGGCAGACGGGCCAGGGATAG
- a CDS encoding DHA2 family efflux MFS transporter permease subunit, which produces MSSNPSQAAPAPLQNDVRPWPALWSLVIGFFMILVDSTIVSVATPAIMEGLGAGIDSVIWVTSAYLLAYAVPLLVTGRLGDRFGPKRVYLVGLVVFTLSSAWCGLSGTVEILIIARVLQGLGAALMTPQTMSVITRIFPPEGRGAAMGLWGSVAGVATLVGPVLGGVLVDSAGWEWIFFINVPVGVVGFILAARLVPTLPTTSHRFDMLGVFLSAAGLFCLVFGIQEGESYDWGTIAGPLSVWSLIITGILLLVAFVAWQRFNRGEPLVPLTLFRDRNFSLANTSITAMGFSITTMSLPLMLYAQTVRGLSPTQAALLLTPMAVISGVLAPFVGKYVQRSNPKYIAIAGFAGMSAALFWMGSILTADVPIWQLLLPISLLGFSSAGIWAPVSLTATRNLAPSLAGAGSGVYNTTRQMGAVLGSAAVAAVMQSRLMANLGGGGISATPGTALPEEAKAGYALSMGQSLYLPAIVIIVGFAAALFFARPQQNRVWESDAGAARGPGTHPAPADRQREATAADT; this is translated from the coding sequence ATGTCCAGCAATCCCTCCCAGGCGGCGCCTGCCCCGCTCCAGAACGACGTCCGGCCTTGGCCGGCCCTGTGGTCGCTCGTCATCGGGTTCTTCATGATCCTCGTCGATTCGACCATCGTGTCCGTCGCCACGCCTGCCATCATGGAGGGGCTCGGTGCAGGCATCGACAGCGTCATCTGGGTGACGAGTGCCTACCTGCTGGCCTACGCCGTCCCGCTGCTCGTCACGGGCAGGCTCGGAGACCGCTTCGGACCGAAGCGGGTCTACCTCGTCGGCCTCGTGGTCTTCACGCTCTCCAGCGCGTGGTGCGGACTGTCCGGAACCGTGGAGATCCTCATCATCGCCCGTGTCCTGCAGGGGCTGGGCGCCGCGCTCATGACCCCGCAGACCATGTCCGTCATCACGCGGATCTTCCCGCCCGAGGGTCGTGGCGCTGCCATGGGCCTCTGGGGGTCCGTGGCCGGTGTCGCGACACTCGTCGGGCCCGTCCTCGGCGGGGTGCTCGTCGACTCCGCCGGATGGGAATGGATCTTCTTCATCAACGTCCCCGTGGGCGTGGTGGGATTCATCCTCGCCGCACGCCTCGTTCCCACCCTCCCGACGACGTCCCACCGTTTCGACATGCTCGGGGTGTTCCTCAGCGCGGCCGGCCTCTTCTGCCTCGTCTTCGGAATCCAGGAGGGCGAGAGCTACGACTGGGGCACCATCGCCGGCCCCCTCTCCGTGTGGTCGCTCATCATCACCGGCATCCTCCTGCTCGTCGCCTTCGTCGCCTGGCAGAGGTTCAACCGCGGAGAGCCGCTGGTCCCCCTCACGCTGTTCCGCGACCGCAACTTCTCCCTCGCCAACACGTCCATCACCGCGATGGGCTTCTCGATCACCACCATGTCGCTGCCGCTCATGCTCTACGCGCAGACGGTGCGCGGTCTCTCGCCCACGCAGGCAGCCCTCCTGCTGACCCCGATGGCCGTCATCTCGGGTGTCCTCGCCCCGTTCGTGGGCAAGTACGTGCAGCGCAGCAATCCGAAGTACATCGCGATCGCCGGCTTCGCCGGGATGTCCGCAGCCCTCTTCTGGATGGGCTCGATCCTCACGGCGGACGTCCCCATCTGGCAGCTCCTGCTCCCCATCTCCCTGCTCGGCTTTTCGAGCGCAGGGATCTGGGCGCCGGTGTCCCTGACGGCCACACGCAATCTCGCACCCTCCCTCGCCGGAGCGGGCTCCGGCGTCTACAACACGACCCGCCAGATGGGCGCCGTCCTGGGCAGTGCCGCCGTCGCAGCCGTGATGCAGTCCCGGCTGATGGCCAATCTCGGAGGCGGGGGCATCAGTGCGACACCCGGAACGGCCCTTCCCGAGGAGGCGAAGGCGGGGTACGCCCTCTCCATGGGGCAGTCGCTCTACCTGCCCGCCATCGTGATCATCGTCGGTTTCGCGGCAGCCCTGTTCTTCGCGAGGCCCCAGCAGAACCGCGTATGGGAGAGTGACGCCGGTGCCGCCCGCGGTCCCGGCACCCATCCGGCGCCGGCCGACCGGCAGCGGGAAGCGACAGCGGCCGACACCTGA